From Equus asinus isolate D_3611 breed Donkey chromosome 14, EquAss-T2T_v2, whole genome shotgun sequence, one genomic window encodes:
- the TMEM120A gene encoding ion channel TACAN, producing MQPPPPGPLGDCLRDWEELQQDFQSIQETHRLYRLKLEELTKLQNSCTGSITRQKKRLQELALLLKKCKSSLPSGAEEAAQELENQIKERQGLFFDMEAYLPKKNGLYLSLVLGNVNVTLLSKQAKFAYKDEYEKFKLYLTIILILISFTCRFLLNSRVTDATFNFLLVWYYCTLTIRESILINNGSRIKGWWVFHHYVSTFLSGVMLTWPDGLMYQKFRNQFLSFSMYQSFVQFLQYYYQSGCLYRLRALGERHTMDLTVEGFQSWMWRGLTFLLPFLFFGQFWQLFNALTLFSLARDPECKEWQVLMCGLPFLLLFLGNFFTTLRVVHQKFHSQRHGNKKE from the exons ATGCagcccccgcccccgggcccgCTGGGCGACTGCCTGCGGGACTGGGAGGAGCTTCAGCAGGACTTCCAGAGCATCCAG GAGACCCACCGGCTGTACCGCCTGAAGCTGGAGGAGCTGACCAAGCTGCAGAACAGCTGTACCGGCTCCATCACTCGACAGAAGAAACGGCTCCAGGAGCTGGCCCTCCTCCTGAAGAA ATGCAAATCTTCCCTCCCGTCGGGGGCTGAGGAGGCCGCCCAGGAGCTGGAGAACCAGATCAAGGAGCGCCAAGGCCTCTTCTTCGACATGGAGGCCTATTTGCCCAAGAAGAATGG GTTGTACCTGAGCCTGGTTCTGGGCAACGTCAACGTGACCCTCCTGAGCAAGCAGGCTAA GTTCGCCTACAAAGACGAGTACGAGAAGTTCAAGCTCTACCTCAccatcatcctcatcctcatctccTTCACCTGCCGCTTCCTCCTCAACTCCAG GGTGACAGACGCTACCTTCAACTTCCTTCTGGTCTGGTATTACTGCACCCTGACCATCCGAGAGAGCATCCTCATCAACAACGGCTCCCG GATCAAAGGCTGGTGGGTTTTCCATCATTACGTGTCTACGTTCCTGTCAGGAGTCATGTTGACATG GCCTGATGGCCTCATGTATCAGAAGTTCCGGAACCAGTTCCTGTCCTTCTCCATGTACCAGA GTTTTGTGCAGTTCCTGCAGTATTACTACCAGAGCGGCTGTCTGTACCGCCTGCGGGCCCTGGGCGAGAGGCACACCATGGACCTCACTGTGG AGGGCTTCCAGTCCTGGATGTGGCGGGGCCTCACCTTCTTGctgccctttcttttctttggacaG ttctggcAGCTTTTTAACGCGCTGACGTTGTTCAGCCTGGCCCGGGACCCTGAGTGCAAGGAGTGGCAG GTGCTCATGTGcggcctccccttcctcctcctcttcctcggCAATTTCTTCACCACCCTGCGGGTTGTGCACCAGAAATTCCACAGTCAGCGGCACGGGAACAAGAAAGAATGA